Proteins from one Algicella marina genomic window:
- a CDS encoding ABC transporter ATP-binding protein codes for MAEVTLNGITKRFGADTALDDVTMTIPDGAFVVLLGPTGAGKTTTLRMVSGLDRPDSGSITIGDEDVKTLTPAERNVAMVFQQYSLYPHLTVRQNLEFPLKSPLLRTPKAEIDAKVVRVAETLQISHKLDNKATQLSGGEMQRVSIGRALVRNPAIFLMDEPLSSLDAKLRADLRIELKSIQANTGATLLYVTHDQIEAMTMATHVGVLDHGRLVQFGSPRELYEDPVSIYAASRLGQPRINILPADIFGAAPAGATRIGLRPEHIIQGEGQEARVVRVEHLGDQTRLHLMFREHPIVTVSDAHTTLNEGDALSIRPESAYYFDAAGNRIRVRTQ; via the coding sequence ATGGCTGAAGTCACCCTGAACGGCATCACCAAGCGCTTCGGTGCCGACACGGCACTCGACGACGTGACCATGACGATCCCTGACGGCGCCTTCGTAGTGCTGCTCGGCCCCACCGGTGCCGGCAAAACCACGACCTTGCGCATGGTATCCGGCCTCGACCGGCCCGACAGCGGCTCCATCACCATCGGCGACGAGGATGTGAAGACGCTGACGCCGGCGGAGCGCAACGTCGCCATGGTGTTTCAGCAGTACTCCCTCTACCCGCACCTCACGGTCCGCCAGAACCTCGAGTTCCCGTTGAAGTCTCCGCTTCTGCGCACACCGAAGGCGGAGATCGACGCCAAGGTCGTGCGTGTCGCCGAAACACTGCAGATCTCCCACAAGCTCGACAACAAGGCTACCCAGCTTTCGGGCGGCGAAATGCAGCGCGTCTCCATAGGCCGGGCGCTGGTACGCAACCCTGCGATCTTCCTGATGGACGAGCCGCTGTCGTCGCTCGACGCCAAGTTGCGCGCCGACCTGCGCATCGAGCTGAAATCCATACAGGCCAACACGGGCGCCACGTTGCTCTACGTCACCCACGACCAGATCGAGGCGATGACGATGGCCACCCATGTCGGCGTGCTTGATCATGGCCGCCTCGTTCAGTTCGGCTCGCCGCGTGAACTCTACGAGGACCCGGTCTCGATCTACGCCGCCTCCCGCCTCGGCCAGCCGCGCATCAACATCCTGCCTGCCGACATCTTCGGTGCGGCGCCAGCGGGCGCCACCCGCATCGGCCTGCGCCCCGAGCATATCATCCAGGGAGAAGGGCAGGAGGCGCGCGTCGTGCGCGTCGAACATCTCGGTGACCAGACGCGCCTTCACCTAATGTTCCGGGAGCATCCGATCGTCACCGTCTCGGATGCCCACACCACCCTGAACGAGGGCGATGCCCTCAGCATCCGCCCCGAGAGTGCCTACTATTTTGACGCCGCCGGCAACCGCATCCGTGTGAGGACCCAATGA
- a CDS encoding ABC transporter ATP-binding protein, which produces MAQIIIRNVRKEFGSFTAVQSSSFTVEDGEFFMLLGPSGCGKTTTLRMIAGLELPTSGEIFIGGEEVGQKPASERDIAFVFQMFALYPHMNVRRNISYPLVSQGMGKAEVRKRVDEVARILGIESIIDRPVGGLSGGDRQRVALGRAIVRDPKCFLMDEPLGALDAEFREHMAEELRALHDRMGATTIYVTHDQLEAMQMGDKIVVMNHGVVEQFGTPQAIYDWPATMFVADFIGSPPMNFLRFDGTAAEAATSLTLGDAAIAMPALRSGASGSLALGVRPEHVHLSDAAPYKGRIIATEYLGTTQIVTFDTANGELKARIPSGAHANVGETTGLDFDARTLTVFDVKSGSALRSAGNEGVLAHG; this is translated from the coding sequence GTGGCCCAGATCATCATCCGTAACGTCCGCAAGGAATTCGGCTCCTTCACCGCTGTGCAATCCTCCAGTTTCACAGTCGAGGACGGCGAGTTCTTCATGCTGCTCGGCCCATCCGGCTGCGGCAAGACCACGACCTTGCGCATGATCGCGGGGCTGGAGCTGCCGACTTCCGGCGAGATCTTCATCGGCGGCGAGGAGGTCGGCCAGAAACCCGCCTCCGAGCGCGACATCGCCTTCGTCTTCCAGATGTTCGCGCTCTACCCGCACATGAATGTTCGCCGCAACATTTCCTACCCGCTGGTCAGCCAGGGCATGGGCAAGGCAGAGGTGCGCAAGCGCGTCGACGAGGTGGCGCGCATCCTCGGCATCGAAAGCATCATCGACCGGCCCGTCGGCGGCCTGTCGGGCGGCGACCGGCAGCGCGTAGCGCTGGGGCGTGCCATCGTGCGCGACCCCAAGTGCTTCCTGATGGACGAACCGCTCGGCGCGCTCGACGCCGAATTTCGCGAGCACATGGCCGAGGAGTTGCGTGCCCTGCACGACCGGATGGGCGCGACCACGATCTATGTCACCCACGACCAGCTCGAGGCCATGCAGATGGGCGACAAGATCGTCGTGATGAACCACGGTGTGGTAGAGCAGTTTGGCACGCCGCAGGCGATCTACGACTGGCCTGCCACCATGTTCGTCGCCGATTTCATCGGCTCGCCGCCGATGAACTTCCTGCGTTTCGACGGCACCGCTGCCGAGGCCGCCACCAGCCTCACCTTGGGCGATGCCGCCATCGCGATGCCCGCGCTCCGCTCCGGCGCCTCGGGCAGCCTCGCCCTCGGCGTCAGGCCAGAGCATGTGCATCTGTCCGACGCCGCGCCCTACAAGGGCCGGATCATTGCTACCGAGTATCTCGGCACCACCCAGATCGTCACTTTCGACACCGCCAACGGCGAACTCAAGGCGCGCATCCCTTCGGGCGCTCACGCCAATGTGGGCGAAACCACAGGCCTGGATTTCGACGCCCGCACGCTCACGGTGTTCGACGTGAAGTCCGGCAGCGCCCTGCGCTCCGCCGGCAATGAGGGAGTGCTCGCTCATGGCTGA
- a CDS encoding dihydroxyacetone kinase subunit DhaK, translating to MTQFINARENIVTEAIDGLLMTSGGTLERLDGYPHIRVVTRTGWDRSRVALVSGGGSGHEPAHAGFVGEGMLTAAVCGDIFASPSVDAVLAGILAVTGPAGCLLIVKNYTGDRLNFGLAAERARAFGLSVSMVIVDDDIALPDLPQARGVAGTLFVHKIAGALAEQGADLATVTEAATRVIEGTKSIGMSLDTCTVPGAAKEDRIPAGKAELGLGIHGEAGVEQIPFESAAQALGEATKKLAATMDDAPHVVLLNNLGGTTVLEMSLLAQELANSALAPRLAHIVGPASMMTSLDMRGFSISVCPLSPADLALLESPVPLPAWPGCRPLSAVTTRALPDGLTPIKPLASPHPQTAAFLVKCCDILIAAEKDLNALDAKSGDGDTGSTLAGAARALKDAMDRLPLADHTQLYRAIGQELSQTMGGSSGVLLAIFFAAAGDAAASGQSLVNAMRAGMARMQEIGGARPGDRTMIDALSPALDALEQGIPAAAAAAREGAEHTATLERAQAGRAAYVNPEQLRGHVDPGAEAIARLFEGLTT from the coding sequence ATGACCCAGTTCATCAACGCCAGGGAAAACATCGTCACCGAAGCCATCGACGGCCTGCTGATGACCAGCGGCGGCACCTTGGAACGGCTGGACGGCTACCCGCATATCCGCGTGGTCACCCGTACCGGCTGGGACAGGTCGCGCGTCGCTCTCGTGTCCGGCGGCGGTTCGGGGCATGAGCCAGCTCACGCCGGTTTCGTCGGCGAGGGCATGCTGACCGCTGCGGTTTGCGGCGACATCTTCGCCTCACCCTCGGTCGACGCGGTACTGGCCGGTATCCTCGCCGTCACCGGCCCTGCCGGCTGCCTGTTGATCGTCAAGAACTACACGGGCGACCGGTTGAACTTCGGTCTCGCCGCCGAACGCGCCCGGGCCTTCGGCCTCTCCGTCAGCATGGTCATCGTTGATGATGATATCGCCCTGCCGGATCTGCCGCAGGCCCGCGGCGTCGCCGGCACGCTCTTCGTCCACAAGATCGCGGGGGCCCTCGCCGAACAAGGCGCCGACCTCGCCACCGTCACCGAGGCCGCGACGCGCGTGATCGAGGGGACGAAGTCGATCGGCATGTCACTCGATACCTGCACCGTCCCCGGTGCCGCCAAGGAAGACCGCATTCCCGCCGGCAAGGCCGAACTCGGCCTCGGCATTCATGGCGAGGCCGGGGTGGAGCAGATTCCCTTCGAAAGCGCAGCCCAGGCACTCGGGGAAGCCACGAAGAAACTGGCCGCCACCATGGACGACGCCCCGCATGTCGTTCTGCTCAACAACCTCGGTGGCACCACAGTGCTCGAGATGAGCCTGCTCGCACAGGAACTCGCCAACTCCGCCCTCGCCCCACGGCTTGCCCATATCGTTGGTCCAGCGTCGATGATGACCTCGCTCGACATGCGCGGATTTTCCATCTCCGTCTGCCCGCTCTCGCCAGCGGATTTGGCACTTCTCGAATCACCGGTGCCGCTGCCCGCCTGGCCGGGCTGCCGGCCGCTATCCGCCGTCACCACCCGCGCCCTGCCCGACGGGCTGACACCGATCAAGCCACTCGCGTCACCGCATCCGCAGACTGCTGCATTCCTCGTCAAGTGCTGCGACATCCTGATCGCCGCCGAGAAGGATTTGAACGCACTGGACGCCAAGTCCGGCGATGGTGACACCGGCTCAACCCTCGCCGGTGCGGCACGGGCGCTGAAAGATGCGATGGACAGGCTGCCGCTTGCGGATCACACCCAGCTTTACCGCGCGATCGGTCAGGAACTCAGCCAGACGATGGGCGGTTCTTCCGGCGTCCTGCTTGCCATCTTCTTCGCCGCCGCAGGCGATGCCGCGGCCTCCGGCCAGAGCCTCGTCAACGCGATGCGTGCGGGGATGGCCCGAATGCAGGAAATCGGCGGCGCCCGACCGGGAGACCGGACAATGATCGACGCTCTCTCCCCTGCCCTCGACGCGCTCGAGCAGGGCATCCCCGCAGCCGCCGCCGCCGCCCGCGAGGGGGCCGAGCACACGGCCACACTGGAACGGGCACAGGCCGGGCGCGCCGCCTATGTGAACCCGGAGCAGTTACGCGGCCATGTCGATCCCGGGGCAGAAGCGATTGCCCGGCTGTTTGAGGGTCTGACCACCTGA